In Perca fluviatilis chromosome 14, GENO_Pfluv_1.0, whole genome shotgun sequence, a genomic segment contains:
- the LOC120572244 gene encoding protein S100-P-like: MSQLETAMAILMKVFDQYAAADGKTGSLSKAEVKTLLEKELPQLIKAAKNKEDVDKLIKSLDFNGDAEVDFEEFVVLVAALTCSCHGRQSKK, encoded by the exons ATGAGCCAGCTAGAGACAGCCATGGCCATTCTGATGAAGGTCTTTGACCAATATGCTGCTGCCGATGGCAAGACCGGCTCCCTGAGCAAAGCCGAGGTGAAGACTTTGCTGGAGAAGGAGCTGCCTCAACTAATTAAG GCAGCAAAGAACAAAGAAGATGTAGACAAGCTGATAAAGAGTCTGGATTTCAACGGAGACGCCGAGGTGGACTTTGAGGAATTCGTGGTGCTGGTAGCTGCTCTCACCTGTTCCTGCCACGGCCGCCAAAGCAAGAAGTGA
- the LOC120573666 gene encoding uncharacterized protein LOC120573666 isoform X3 has protein sequence MRLSMRMKLLLSSLFLASLRARSSGSVSSDTLVVTQTPDVSVMEGGAVNITCCWTRQFGRVGVQWLNHITVTSIIQTNSSQGSLQKETSNCSHLIFTNVTREDSGRYICKVSLEIPLLIVVSGNGTVITVSDKTSTKDSAAEGGLPLPVLISLAVVAPLLLITLACFCTLRRIQGSQAARVIYEVPHIDSEEVEMDKHSTGSSRGSSQWCQVPVYESFDYFERVQTKESG, from the exons ATGCGTCTCAGTATGAGGATGAAGCTCCTACTGAGCAGTCTGTTCCTCGCCTCTCTCCGGGCCCGCTCATCTGGCA GTGTCTCATCAGACACACTTGTTGTCACCCAGACTCCTGATGTCTCTGTCATGGAGGGGGGGGCAGTCAACATCACCTGCTGCTGGACACGCCAGTTTGGACGAGTGGGAGTACAATGGCTGAATCATATAACTGTGACTTCAATAATTCA GACGAATTCCTCTCAAGGATCTCTGCAAAAAGAAACATCTAACTGCTCACACTTGATCTTTACGAATGTCACAAGAGAGGATTCTGGGAGATACATCTGCAAGGTGTCTCTGGAGATACCACTTTTAATTGTGGTTTCTGGAAATGGCACGGTCATCACAGTTAGCGATAAGACCTCCACAAAGGACAGCGCAGCAGAAG GTGGTCTACCGCTCCCGGTGCTCATTTCCCTGGCTGTGGTGGCTCCGCTGCTCCTCATCACTCTTGCATGTTTCTGCACTCTGCGTAGGATACAAG gtTCACAAGCAGCCAGGGTGATCTACGAGGTTCCCCACATTGACTCGGAGGAGGTAGAAATGGACAAACACAGCACGGGCTCCTCCAGAGGTTCTTCTCAGTGG tgTCAGGTACCAGTGTATGAATCCTTCGATTACTTTGAACGTGTCCAGACCAAAGAAAGCGGATGA